The Gemmatimonadetes bacterium T265 genome contains a region encoding:
- a CDS encoding DNA-directed RNA polymerase sigma-70 factor — MLLVPRPAEEAHPPGPAAGDAGGDVTSLLREAQAGDPVAQDALYARVYDELRRLARHVRAGRAGATLSTTALVHEAYDKLRPARVGAWEGRAHFFGVAARAMRDVLVDAARRRAAAKRGGGAVLVTLGDAAAASALRTDDLLALDEALERLGALDARQLRVVEYRYFAGLTATETADALGISLSTVEREWRGARAWLARELRAA; from the coding sequence GTGCTGCTCGTGCCGCGCCCGGCTGAGGAGGCGCACCCCCCCGGCCCGGCGGCCGGCGACGCCGGCGGGGACGTGACCAGCCTGTTGCGGGAGGCGCAGGCCGGCGACCCCGTCGCGCAGGATGCCCTCTACGCCCGCGTCTACGACGAGCTGCGCCGGCTCGCGCGCCACGTGCGGGCCGGGCGCGCGGGCGCGACGCTCTCGACGACCGCTCTCGTTCACGAGGCGTACGACAAGCTGCGCCCCGCGCGCGTCGGCGCGTGGGAAGGGCGCGCGCACTTCTTCGGCGTGGCTGCGCGCGCGATGCGCGACGTCCTGGTCGACGCGGCCCGCCGGCGCGCGGCCGCCAAGCGCGGCGGTGGCGCCGTACTCGTCACCCTCGGGGACGCCGCCGCGGCGTCGGCGCTGCGGACCGACGACTTGCTCGCCCTCGACGAGGCCCTGGAGCGCCTGGGCGCGCTCGACGCCCGGCAGCTCCGCGTGGTGGAGTACCGGTACTTCGCCGGCCTCACGGCCACCGAGACCGCCGACGCGTTAGGCATCTCGCTATCCACCGTCGAGCGCGAGTGGCGCGGCGCGCGCGCCTGGCTCGCGCGGGAGCTGCGTGCGGCGTGA